In Zingiber officinale cultivar Zhangliang chromosome 3B, Zo_v1.1, whole genome shotgun sequence, a single window of DNA contains:
- the LOC121967304 gene encoding abscisic acid 8'-hydroxylase 1-like produces MNSSSVTNTAVVDTTPMLPLFAMPTAFLFPFLLLCFSAFCCFVFRLTLAGRSGCRKLPLPPGSMGWPYVGETFQLYSNDPNTFFALKQKRYGPVFKTHILGCPCVMVSSPEAARFVLVTRAQLFKPTFPASKERMIGPQAIFFQQGDYHAHLRRLVLRAFLPEGIRGSVAGIEAVALRALRSWDGRLVNTFQELKTYAFNVAILSIFGQEEISCLEDLKQCYYTLEKGYNSMPINLPGTLFYKAMKARKQLAQIVANIVRSRRTQRDTSPNDLLGSFMNAKEDLSDDQIADNVIGVIFAARDTTASVLTWIIKYLGDNPGILKAVTEEQEQITKSKGNESLTWADTKNMPLTSRVIQETMRVASILSFTFREAVEDVEYQGYLIPKGWKVLPLFRNIHHSPENFSDPEKFDPSRFEVAPKPNTFMPFGNGTHSCPGNELAKLEMLVLLHHLTTKHTWSTVRSPSGIQFGPFALPTNGLPLRFSLKSTAA; encoded by the exons ATGAATTCTTCCTCCGTTACAAATACCGCTGTGGTCGACACCACCCCCATGCTTCCACTCTTCGCCATGCCGACCGccttcctcttccccttcctcctcctctgctTCTCCGCCTTCTGCTGCTTCGTCTTCCGGCTCACCCTCGCCGGTCGCTCCGGTTGCCGCAAGCTTCCCCTCCCTCCGGGCTCCATGGGATGGCCATACGTAGGCGAGACCTTCCAGCTCTACTCCAACGACCCCAACACCTTCTTCGCCCTCAAGCAGAAGCGGTACGGTCCCGTGTTTAAGACCCACATCCTCGGCTGCCCCTGCGTGATGGTGTCCAGCCCGGAGGCCGCCCGGTTCGTGCTCGTCACGCGGGCGCAGCTCTTCAAGCCCACCTTCCCCGCCAGCAAGGAGCGGATGATCGGTCCCCAGGCCATCTTCTTCCAGCAGGGCGACTACCACGCCCACCTCCGCCGCCTCGTCCTCCGCGCCTTTCTCCCCGAAGGTATCCGCGGCTCCGTCGCCGGCATCGAGGCCGTCGCACTCCGCGCCCTCCGCTCCTGGGACGGCCGCTTGGTCAACaccttccaagagctcaagacg TACGCGTTCAATGTGGCGATCCTGTCCATCTTCGGCCAGGAAGAGATCTCCTGTTTAGAGGATCTGAAGCAATGCTACTACACCCTCGAGAAGGGGTACAACTCGATGCCCATCAACCTCCCCGGGACTCTGTTCTACAAGGCCATGAAGGCCCGGAAGCAACTGGCGCAGATCGTCGCCAATATCGTCCGCTCCAGAAGGACGCAGAGGGATACCTCCCCGAACGACCTGCTCGGTTCCTTCATGAACGCCAAAGAAGACCTCTCCGACGACCAGATCGCCGACAACGTCATCGGCGTCATCTTCGCCGCCCGCGACACCACCGCCAGCGTCCTCACCTGGATCATCAAGTACCTCGGCGACAACCCCGGCATCCTGAAAGCCGTCACC GAAGAGCAAGAGCAGATCACGAAGAGCAAAGGGAATGAGTCCCTGACCTGGGCTGACACCAAGAACATGCCACTCACCTCGAGGGTGATCCAAGAAACCATGAGAGTGGCCTCCATCTTATCTTTCACCTTCCGCGAAGCCGTGGAAGATGTGGAGTATCAAG GATATCTAATTCCCAAGGGGTGGAAGGTGCTGCCGCTCTTCAGAAACATTCACCACAGCCCGGAAAACTTCTCTGACCCAGAAAAATTTGACCCCTCCAGATTTGAG GTGGCTCCAAAGCCTAACACTTTCATGCCCTTTGGAAACGGGACCCATTCCTGTCCTGGAAATGAGCTTGCAAAGCTGGAGATGCTGGTTCTTCTCCATCACCTTACCACAAAACACAC GTGGTCTACGGTGAGATCCCCTAGTGGAATACAGTTTGGACCTTTCGCGCTACCCACGAATGGCTTGCCTCTTAGATTCTCTCTCAAGTCAACAGCAGCTTGA